From a single Cytophagales bacterium WSM2-2 genomic region:
- a CDS encoding energy-dependent translational throttle protein EttA — MADEKIIFSMSGVSKIYPPSKQVLKNIYLSFFYGAKIGVLGLNGSGKSSLLRIIAGIDKEFQGEVVSDLGYSVGLLEQEPQLDKTKTVKEIVEEGVKGTVALLKEFEAINEKFGDPDIMENPDKMEKLIARQGEVQEKLDAIGAWELDHKLERAMDALRCPPADANVEHLSGGEKRRVALCRLLLQEPDVLLLDEPTNHLDAESVLWLEEHLRQYKGTIIAVTHDRYFLDNVAGWILELDRGEGIPWKGNYSSWLDQKQKRLMQEEKTESKRQKALERELEWVRMNPKGRQAKGKARLNAYEKLIGQEGREKEEKLELYIPPGPRLGNKVIEATGVSKGYGDKLLYENLSFVLPPAGIVGIIGPNGAGKTTLFKMITGKEKPDAGTFSVGETVKIAYVDQEHDDLKPEDTVFQAITGGNDLIMIGGKEINSRAYVSKFNFSGTDQQKKVKELSGGMRNRAHLAIALKQGGNLLLLDEPTNDLDVNTLRALEEALENFGGCAVIISHDRWFLDRVCTHILAFEGDSQAYWFEGSFSEYEENKKKRLGDDQPHRIKYKKLVK, encoded by the coding sequence ATGGCTGACGAAAAGATCATTTTTTCAATGTCGGGCGTAAGCAAGATTTATCCGCCCAGCAAACAGGTTTTAAAGAATATTTACCTCTCTTTTTTCTATGGCGCCAAAATAGGCGTGCTCGGTCTCAACGGCTCGGGTAAGTCGTCTTTGCTGCGAATTATTGCAGGAATTGACAAAGAATTTCAGGGTGAGGTGGTGTCTGACCTTGGCTACAGTGTGGGATTGCTTGAACAGGAACCGCAATTGGACAAAACCAAGACTGTAAAAGAGATTGTGGAAGAAGGCGTGAAGGGCACTGTAGCTCTTTTAAAAGAATTTGAGGCCATCAATGAGAAATTTGGTGATCCTGACATCATGGAGAACCCTGACAAGATGGAAAAACTCATCGCACGGCAAGGTGAAGTTCAGGAGAAACTGGATGCTATTGGGGCGTGGGAACTCGACCATAAACTTGAGCGCGCGATGGATGCACTTCGTTGTCCTCCTGCTGATGCCAACGTTGAGCATTTGTCGGGTGGTGAAAAAAGGCGCGTGGCATTGTGCCGGTTGTTGCTGCAAGAGCCCGATGTGCTGTTACTTGATGAACCTACCAACCACCTTGATGCCGAATCGGTATTGTGGCTGGAAGAACACTTACGTCAATACAAGGGAACGATCATAGCAGTAACGCACGACCGTTATTTCCTAGACAATGTGGCCGGGTGGATTTTGGAACTGGATCGTGGCGAGGGAATTCCGTGGAAAGGAAACTATTCAAGCTGGCTCGACCAGAAGCAGAAGCGTTTGATGCAAGAGGAGAAAACGGAAAGCAAACGTCAGAAAGCATTGGAGCGTGAGTTGGAGTGGGTGCGCATGAATCCGAAAGGAAGACAGGCTAAAGGAAAAGCGCGTTTGAATGCTTATGAAAAATTAATTGGCCAGGAAGGACGCGAGAAAGAAGAGAAACTGGAATTGTATATTCCTCCGGGACCTCGCTTGGGTAATAAAGTCATTGAAGCCACTGGTGTATCTAAAGGCTATGGCGACAAGCTGCTCTACGAAAATCTCTCGTTCGTTTTACCTCCAGCTGGCATTGTAGGAATCATCGGACCGAACGGTGCAGGAAAGACTACGCTCTTTAAAATGATTACCGGAAAGGAAAAACCGGATGCCGGAACATTCTCTGTTGGCGAAACGGTGAAGATCGCCTATGTAGATCAGGAACATGACGACCTCAAACCGGAAGACACTGTGTTCCAGGCGATCACCGGCGGCAATGACCTGATCATGATCGGTGGAAAAGAAATCAACTCACGTGCTTATGTGAGCAAATTCAACTTCAGTGGCACAGATCAACAGAAAAAAGTAAAAGAACTTTCGGGTGGTATGCGCAACCGCGCTCATCTCGCCATTGCCTTGAAGCAAGGTGGCAACTTGTTGCTGCTTGATGAACCTACCAACGACCTTGACGTGAACACACTTCGCGCGTTAGAAGAAGCTTTGGAAAATTTTGGAGGTTGTGCTGTGATCATCTCTCACGACCGCTGGTTCCTCGACCGCGTGTGCACACACATTCTCGCGTTCGAAGGCGATTCCCAGGCCTACTGGTTTGAAGGAAGCTTCAGTGAATATGAAGAGAACAAAAAGAAGCGACTGGGTGATGACCAGCCGCACAGGATCAAGTATAAGAAATTGGTGAAATAA
- a CDS encoding membrane protein produces the protein MKPFLTIILLVLSNTFMTFAWYGHLKFKDMKWSENLSLVWVILISWGIALFEYVLQVPANRIGFRENGGPFSLVELKVIQEVITLSVFVIFSLVFFKNETLKWNHFVGFGFLVLAVYFIFRKG, from the coding sequence ATGAAACCCTTTCTGACGATCATTCTGCTTGTTCTCTCCAACACCTTCATGACTTTCGCTTGGTACGGCCATTTGAAGTTTAAGGATATGAAATGGAGCGAAAACCTGTCGTTGGTGTGGGTGATCCTGATCAGTTGGGGAATCGCCCTGTTCGAATACGTATTACAGGTACCCGCAAACCGGATCGGGTTCAGGGAGAATGGCGGTCCATTTTCTCTGGTTGAACTCAAGGTGATTCAGGAAGTAATCACGTTGTCAGTGTTCGTCATTTTTTCGCTGGTATTTTTCAAAAATGAAACTCTAAAGTGGAATCATTTTGTAGGGTTCGGGTTCCTGGTGCTGGCTGTATATTTTATTTTCCGAAAGGGGTAA
- a CDS encoding ABC transporter permease, which produces MKTTPPKLAERMLRSFLRDDLLEEVSGDLEEKFATMSSQSVFRAKLNYWFQVINYVRPFAIKKTKSIPSNNTAMFSNYFKVGIRNLKRNVGYSVINIGGLATGMAIAILIGLWVYDEISFDKYHGNYNRVTQAYQHQTTNANIGTGVAIPRPLEMALRNNYASDFTYISMSSWSGDHLLVVGENKFTKTGSFVQVDFPKMMTLQIRQGSIDGLRDPSSILLSASLAKAMFGDTDPLNQLVRIDGTMDAKVTAIYEDLPDNSTFKGQDFFSSWELLLTVEPWMKTAETQWGNNSFQLFAQLAPGADINQVTQKIKKVKVKGKPDEAKYNPEIFLVPMSDWHLRGDWKNGKNIGGKIQMVWLFGIIGIFVVLLACINFMNLSTARSERRAKEVGIRMTIGSVRRQLIFQFLSESFLVVSLSFVIALLIVWISFPSFNTLADKKMIIQWANPSFWMICIAFVVVTSLLAGSYPALYLSAFQPVKVLKGAFKAGRFASLPRKALVVVQFVISVTLIIGTVIVYNQIQFSKNRPIGYSQDGLLMIQMKTPDFYGKYRDSGNEKYNIMRDELKGLRVIEEFAESSSPLTGIWSNNGGFRWAGKDPNVDGEFATIWGSHDYGNTIQWKIKKGRDYSRDFASDSTAIVINEAAERFIGVENAVGMEIIWGSDDKRKYHVIGVAEDMIMGSPYRQVRPGIYFLSYEQVNWMIMKLNPAKSAQESLAVIESVFKKHIPSAAFDYKFVDATYDRKFNSEVRIGKLASVFATLAIIISCLGLFGLASFVTEQRTKEIGIRKVMGASVKSLWQLLSRDFVILVAVSCAIAVPLSWYLLEGWLSKYEYHTEMSWWVMTASCLGALIVTLATVSFQSVKAALMNPVKSLRSE; this is translated from the coding sequence GTGAAGACCACACCTCCCAAACTTGCCGAGCGAATGCTCCGCTCCTTCCTGCGGGATGACCTGCTGGAAGAAGTCTCCGGTGACCTGGAGGAAAAATTTGCAACCATGAGTAGTCAATCAGTGTTCAGGGCCAAACTGAACTACTGGTTCCAGGTGATCAACTATGTGAGACCGTTTGCCATTAAGAAAACAAAATCAATCCCCTCAAACAATACAGCTATGTTCAGCAATTATTTTAAAGTTGGCATTAGGAATCTGAAAAGGAATGTAGGCTATTCTGTCATTAACATAGGTGGGCTGGCCACCGGTATGGCCATAGCGATACTTATCGGCCTATGGGTTTATGATGAAATTTCATTCGACAAATATCATGGTAACTATAACCGGGTCACCCAGGCATATCAACACCAGACTACCAACGCAAACATCGGAACGGGTGTGGCTATACCGCGACCATTGGAAATGGCCCTACGCAACAATTATGCGAGTGACTTTACCTACATATCAATGTCGTCCTGGTCTGGCGATCACTTGCTGGTGGTCGGGGAAAATAAGTTTACAAAAACAGGAAGCTTTGTACAGGTCGATTTTCCAAAAATGATGACACTGCAAATCCGTCAGGGAAGCATTGATGGATTGCGCGATCCCTCCTCCATCCTTCTATCGGCATCTCTTGCTAAAGCCATGTTTGGTGATACCGATCCGCTCAACCAACTCGTTCGCATTGACGGAACTATGGATGCCAAAGTAACAGCCATCTATGAGGACCTTCCCGACAACTCCACATTCAAAGGCCAAGATTTCTTTTCGAGTTGGGAGTTGCTGCTCACAGTTGAACCGTGGATGAAAACCGCTGAGACACAGTGGGGAAATAATTCGTTTCAATTGTTTGCTCAGCTTGCACCTGGTGCCGATATCAATCAAGTGACACAGAAAATTAAAAAAGTAAAAGTCAAAGGGAAACCAGATGAAGCCAAGTACAACCCGGAGATCTTCCTCGTACCCATGAGTGATTGGCACCTGCGTGGCGATTGGAAAAACGGAAAGAACATAGGTGGAAAAATTCAGATGGTCTGGCTTTTTGGAATCATCGGTATTTTCGTGGTGCTACTCGCCTGTATCAATTTCATGAACCTTAGCACGGCACGCTCCGAAAGACGGGCCAAGGAGGTAGGCATTCGCATGACTATAGGTTCCGTGAGAAGACAATTGATATTCCAGTTCCTAAGCGAATCGTTCCTTGTGGTTTCATTGTCGTTTGTTATTGCTTTGCTGATCGTCTGGATTTCATTCCCTTCATTTAACACGCTTGCCGATAAAAAGATGATCATCCAATGGGCTAACCCTTCCTTTTGGATGATCTGCATTGCATTTGTTGTGGTCACCAGTTTGCTGGCAGGCTCCTATCCTGCACTTTATCTCTCGGCATTCCAGCCTGTAAAAGTTTTAAAGGGTGCGTTCAAAGCAGGAAGGTTTGCTTCATTGCCTCGAAAGGCTCTTGTCGTAGTTCAGTTTGTAATTTCAGTAACGCTGATCATTGGCACAGTGATCGTTTACAATCAAATACAATTTTCGAAGAACAGACCCATCGGCTACAGCCAGGACGGGCTACTTATGATCCAGATGAAGACACCTGATTTTTATGGCAAGTACAGAGATTCAGGAAATGAAAAATACAACATCATGCGCGATGAATTAAAAGGACTGCGTGTCATTGAGGAATTTGCGGAGTCATCCAGTCCACTCACTGGTATCTGGTCTAACAACGGAGGCTTCCGTTGGGCGGGAAAAGACCCTAACGTAGACGGAGAGTTTGCGACCATCTGGGGCTCGCATGATTACGGCAACACAATTCAATGGAAAATCAAAAAAGGCAGGGATTACTCCAGAGACTTTGCAAGCGACTCTACAGCCATCGTCATTAACGAAGCAGCAGAGCGATTTATCGGAGTTGAAAATGCCGTGGGTATGGAGATTATCTGGGGCTCTGACGATAAGAGAAAGTATCATGTGATCGGTGTAGCGGAGGATATGATCATGGGCTCTCCTTACCGGCAGGTACGACCCGGAATTTATTTTCTCAGCTATGAACAGGTGAATTGGATGATCATGAAACTGAATCCGGCCAAAAGCGCCCAGGAATCACTCGCGGTTATTGAATCCGTTTTCAAAAAACATATTCCATCAGCTGCTTTCGACTACAAATTTGTTGATGCCACTTATGATAGAAAATTCAACTCCGAAGTGAGGATCGGTAAATTGGCTTCCGTCTTTGCCACCCTTGCTATCATCATCAGTTGCCTTGGACTGTTCGGGCTCGCTTCATTTGTAACCGAACAACGCACTAAAGAAATTGGAATCCGTAAAGTGATGGGCGCTTCAGTTAAGAGCTTATGGCAATTGCTGTCGAGAGACTTTGTCATACTGGTAGCTGTTTCATGTGCCATCGCTGTACCGCTATCATGGTACCTGCTTGAGGGATGGCTGAGTAAATACGAATACCACACCGAAATGTCGTGGTGGGTGATGACCGCCTCATGCCTTGGAGCTTTAATAGTCACACTTGCTACGGTGAGTTTCCAATCGGTGAAAGCTGCGTTGATGAACCCTGTGAAGAGCCTGAGGTCGGAGTAA
- a CDS encoding luciferase: MDLGIGMFGDNHYDEQGKPLPAGERLRELIEEIKLMDEVGINFFGIGEHHRPDYAVSVPEVVLAAAATVTKNIKLGSAVTVLSSSDPVRIYQGFAMVDQLSDGRAELMAGRGSFIESFPLYGYPLDHYNELFEEKLELLLKINKEERITWKGKFRAPLQDQVVLPRAVNNHLNIWIAVGGTPESVVRAAKLGLPVIFAIIGGNPAQFKPLFQYYKELYEHHGHDMKNFQVGVHMHSFFGEDSKQIADAYYPVYSSQMNRVGASRGWPPFSRGQYDQGRGKEGAYLFGDASEAVDKILHMHEMFGLTRFSAHMDVGGPSHAMLMKSIEIFGTKIAPKVREALK; encoded by the coding sequence ATGGATTTAGGCATTGGCATGTTTGGCGACAACCACTATGATGAGCAAGGTAAACCGCTTCCTGCGGGTGAACGCTTGCGTGAGTTGATCGAGGAAATAAAACTCATGGACGAGGTGGGCATCAATTTCTTTGGAATTGGCGAACATCATCGTCCCGACTATGCCGTATCGGTGCCTGAGGTGGTGCTTGCGGCCGCTGCCACGGTTACAAAAAACATCAAGCTGGGCAGTGCTGTGACTGTACTGAGTTCATCTGATCCCGTGCGCATTTACCAGGGTTTTGCCATGGTAGACCAGTTGAGCGATGGTCGTGCTGAGTTGATGGCCGGACGAGGAAGCTTCATCGAGTCATTTCCATTGTACGGATATCCGCTTGACCACTACAACGAACTGTTTGAAGAGAAGCTGGAGTTATTATTGAAGATCAACAAGGAAGAACGTATTACCTGGAAGGGGAAATTTCGTGCCCCATTGCAGGACCAGGTAGTATTGCCGCGTGCTGTGAATAATCATTTGAACATTTGGATAGCAGTGGGAGGCACACCTGAATCAGTAGTGCGCGCTGCCAAACTGGGACTGCCGGTAATATTCGCCATCATTGGCGGTAACCCTGCGCAGTTCAAGCCTCTGTTTCAATACTATAAAGAATTGTACGAGCATCATGGTCATGATATGAAGAACTTCCAGGTGGGCGTTCACATGCATAGCTTCTTTGGTGAAGACAGTAAGCAAATTGCAGATGCCTATTACCCTGTGTATTCATCTCAAATGAATCGCGTGGGAGCAAGTCGTGGGTGGCCGCCCTTCTCACGAGGTCAGTATGATCAAGGTCGTGGCAAAGAGGGTGCCTATCTATTTGGTGATGCTAGCGAAGCTGTTGATAAAATTTTGCATATGCACGAAATGTTTGGTCTCACCCGTTTTTCCGCTCACATGGATGTAGGCGGACCGTCACATGCTATGCTCATGAAATCGATCGAAATCTTCGGGACAAAGATTGCTCCTAAAGTGAGGGAGGCGTTGAAATAG
- a CDS encoding ABC transporter permease: MLIHHLLITWRNFGRNPSYALLNIGGLAIGLTVALVVGLWVTDELSYNTSFDHHDRIAQLMVRGTNSSGVYVQWAASPPYAPALRQQFGDDFEHMLMFSQPWDRILATSTVSIVKKGYYAEPGAAEMLTLDMLEGNRSGLSAVNSILLSQSAAHALFGQETALGKTVRIDSKTDVTVTGVYKDIPFNSDFADMQFLAPWELYVTVNRQWMRLDDWRQNGFLAFAEIKEGRDFAAVSQKIKDVKKLHAPPEEAKNNPQFFLHPMNKWRLYSDLESSIETGRIKLVWMFGTIGSFVLILACINFMNLATARSEKRAKEVGIRKTAGSGRFQLILQFFSESVMIAFLAFVVALIAVYLLLPVFNQMAEKQMELPLGNLIFWMGCLAFTLFTGLLAGSYPALYLSSFQPGLVLKGKATTGGSGVLRRALLVIQFSVSIALIIGVSVVFRQIETGKQQSIGYDPNGLLWVNTRTNVIHEHIDAVRNELVTSGKVTDVAEALNPVNMFNAVVSGFDWTGTGPNNDLGFRCVWSSHENGKALGWNILEGRDFDRAYAGDTASMILNEAAVAAMQLKNPVGTIIRMNIFDKSSSFKVVGVVKDLLMESPYSPVRKTIYMVGNGHNVVNIRLSKGTSLEKGIAEVQRIFSRYDPSSPFVFELADVALAKKFGEEERIGKLAATFAGLAVFISMLGILGLASFVAERRSKEIAIRKVLGATVATIWQMLSKDFVMLVLLSCLIAIPLSWYYMHDWLQQFEIQTNLSWWIFAVAVLVTLSITLFTVSYQTIRAAVVNPVKSLRSE; the protein is encoded by the coding sequence ATGCTTATCCATCACCTGCTCATCACGTGGCGCAATTTTGGAAGAAACCCCAGCTATGCACTCCTCAACATTGGGGGTCTCGCCATCGGACTAACAGTAGCACTCGTAGTAGGACTTTGGGTGACTGATGAATTATCTTACAACACTTCATTCGATCATCACGACCGCATCGCGCAATTGATGGTGCGTGGTACCAACAGCAGCGGTGTTTATGTGCAATGGGCAGCGTCACCTCCGTATGCTCCTGCACTCCGTCAGCAATTCGGTGATGACTTCGAACACATGCTTATGTTCTCCCAACCCTGGGACCGCATCCTTGCCACCTCAACCGTCTCTATTGTCAAGAAAGGATACTATGCCGAACCAGGCGCGGCAGAAATGCTCACACTGGACATGCTCGAAGGAAACAGAAGTGGACTGTCGGCAGTCAACTCTATTCTCTTGTCACAGTCTGCTGCTCACGCACTGTTTGGTCAGGAGACAGCGCTGGGAAAGACAGTCCGCATTGACAGTAAAACAGATGTTACCGTTACAGGTGTATATAAAGACATTCCTTTCAACTCCGACTTTGCCGACATGCAATTCCTTGCCCCATGGGAATTGTACGTCACCGTAAACCGCCAATGGATGCGCCTTGACGACTGGAGGCAAAACGGTTTCCTTGCTTTCGCAGAAATAAAAGAAGGCCGCGACTTTGCAGCTGTCTCTCAAAAAATAAAAGACGTGAAGAAGCTGCACGCACCTCCGGAGGAAGCGAAAAACAATCCGCAGTTCTTTCTCCACCCGATGAACAAATGGCGACTGTATTCCGATCTGGAAAGCAGTATAGAAACCGGGAGAATCAAATTGGTGTGGATGTTCGGAACGATAGGCTCTTTTGTTCTTATTCTCGCCTGCATCAACTTCATGAACCTCGCTACTGCGCGCTCGGAGAAGAGAGCGAAAGAAGTAGGCATCCGTAAGACAGCAGGCTCGGGAAGATTTCAACTCATCTTGCAGTTCTTCAGTGAATCGGTGATGATTGCATTCCTTGCATTCGTAGTGGCGCTCATTGCAGTGTACTTGTTGCTCCCGGTATTCAATCAAATGGCAGAGAAGCAAATGGAACTTCCATTGGGCAATCTCATTTTCTGGATGGGCTGTCTTGCCTTCACATTATTCACCGGCCTTCTCGCAGGAAGTTATCCCGCGCTCTATTTATCTTCCTTTCAACCCGGTCTTGTGCTGAAAGGAAAAGCAACTACCGGTGGCAGTGGTGTACTTCGCAGGGCGCTACTCGTAATACAATTCTCTGTTTCCATTGCGCTCATCATCGGGGTGTCTGTTGTCTTTCGCCAGATAGAGACTGGCAAGCAGCAGTCGATAGGTTATGACCCGAATGGATTATTGTGGGTGAACACACGCACCAATGTGATCCACGAGCACATCGATGCAGTCCGGAATGAATTGGTGACATCGGGGAAAGTCACAGACGTAGCCGAAGCGCTCAACCCGGTAAATATGTTTAACGCAGTCGTCAGCGGCTTCGACTGGACAGGCACCGGCCCCAACAATGATCTTGGTTTTCGCTGCGTATGGTCCTCTCACGAAAATGGAAAAGCGCTCGGCTGGAATATCCTCGAAGGCCGCGACTTTGATCGCGCCTACGCAGGCGATACAGCTTCGATGATCCTCAATGAAGCAGCAGTTGCTGCCATGCAATTAAAAAATCCGGTAGGCACCATTATCCGCATGAACATTTTCGATAAGAGCAGCTCATTTAAAGTAGTCGGTGTAGTAAAAGACTTGCTGATGGAATCACCATACTCTCCCGTGCGCAAAACTATTTATATGGTGGGCAATGGTCACAATGTGGTGAACATACGCCTCAGCAAAGGCACGAGCCTGGAGAAAGGCATCGCAGAAGTGCAACGAATCTTCTCACGCTACGATCCGTCTTCGCCTTTTGTATTCGAACTTGCCGATGTGGCGCTTGCAAAAAAATTCGGTGAAGAAGAACGTATTGGTAAACTGGCAGCTACGTTCGCAGGCCTCGCAGTTTTCATCAGTATGCTTGGTATCCTCGGACTCGCTTCTTTTGTTGCGGAACGCAGATCAAAAGAAATTGCGATACGCAAAGTGCTGGGAGCTACCGTAGCGACCATCTGGCAAATGCTATCGAAGGATTTCGTGATGCTCGTACTGCTCTCTTGCCTGATCGCCATCCCGTTGTCATGGTACTACATGCACGACTGGTTGCAGCAATTCGAAATTCAAACCAACCTGAGCTGGTGGATATTCGCAGTAGCAGTGTTGGTAACACTCTCCATTACTTTGTTTACAGTAAGTTACCAGACGATACGAGCGGCTGTAGTGAACCCGGTGAAGTCGTTAAGGAGTGAGTGA
- a CDS encoding hypothetical protein (frameshifted, insertion at around 732047): protein MMCPECGHEWNPSEHIEFTETVTEAPDSSIVKDANGTVLQDGDTVILIKDLPVKGCPESHQGRHESEKH from the coding sequence ATGATGTGTCCCGAGTGTGGTCATGAGTGGAACCCCAGCGAACACATTGAATTCACAGAAACGGTTACCGAAGCACCCGATTCATCCATTGTGAAAGATGCGAATGGCACAGTGTTACAGGATGGCGATACTGTAATCCTTATCAAGGATTTGCCAGTAAAAGGGTGCCCCGAGAGCCATCAAGGCCGGCACGAAAGTGAAAAACATTAA